The Colwellia sp. M166 genome segment CTGACAACTTCAAATGCCTGCCAACCAAGCTCAACTTCTTCACTGTCAATTTCAATATGCTCTGGAATGACGATTGAGATCTCATCATAAGTTTTTGCCAAGAAAAATATTGGCGCATTAAAAACAACATCGGGAATTGAGCTTTCACGGCGTAAACTATGAATAGCAAATGTTTCAGATAAGCGACGTAAAGTTAAATGACTCATAAATCAATTTTGTTTAGGTAGTTTGTTAATACTATAGCGGTTAATAGCAGGGAACTCTAGAGGCTATAGTATTGATGGTTTGATTTTTGTAATGAATTATTTTTATAAACAACACTGGTTAACCTGTGTTTAGTCGCTATTAGGGGAGTTATTGCTATGAAGTGAGTGTATTTGTAGTTCTATTGAGCTATATAAAGCCAATTTAAGCCACTAATTATAATATTAGCTTTAAATGATATCCACATAAGCTGTGGATATCATTGTGTGCAACTATTGTTTAACTACTCAATCTTATGTTTTATATGAATTTAATTAGTTGGTTAAAAAATATCAGGTAATCTTGTTAAGTTAAGATTTAAGATAAGTTAGCAAAATCTTGTACTAATGAATAAAGCAGCTAAAGATCTAGTTATTTCTACTATAGATCTTAGCTGCAAGCATTTTTTTCGTTATAAGACTACAATTGTGCTTGAATTGCAGTCAATGCAATGGTGTAAACAATATCATCAACTAAAGCGCCACGGGATAAATCGTTAACCGGTTTTCTCATTCCTTGTAACATTGGGCCAATACTGACTAAATCTGCTGAACGTTGTACGGCTTTATAAGTGGTATTACCGGTGTTAAGATCTGGAAAAATAAAGACATTAGCTTGGCCAGCAACCGGACTATTTGGGGCTTTTTT includes the following:
- a CDS encoding ACT domain-containing protein is translated as MSHLTLRRLSETFAIHSLRRESSIPDVVFNAPIFFLAKTYDEISIVIPEHIEIDSEEVELGWQAFEVVRPLDFSLTGIMSNISTVLANEKISIFAISTFDTDYILVKSDKFEAAKAALIKQNYQVI